Proteins encoded by one window of Antechinus flavipes isolate AdamAnt ecotype Samford, QLD, Australia chromosome 4, AdamAnt_v2, whole genome shotgun sequence:
- the LOC127562014 gene encoding phosphoglycerate kinase 1-like, which translates to MSLSQKLTLDKLDVKGKRVLMRVDFNVPMKNNLITNNQRIKAAIPSIQYCLDNGCKSVVLMSHLGRPDGIPMPDKFSLEPVAAELKSLLGKNVEFLKDCVGPEVEAACADPADGSIFLLENLRFHVEEEGKGKDESGEKITADPAKVEAFRTSLSKLGDVYVNDAFGTAHRAHSSMVGVNLPQKACGFLMKKELEYFAKALENPVRPFLAILGGAKVADKIQLINNMLDKVCEMIIGGGMAFTFLKVVSNMEIGNSLFDEEGAKIVKELMAKAEKNGVKITLPVDFVTAESFDEHAKAGEATVESGIPAGGMGLDCGPQSSKKFAEVVARAKLIVWNGPVGVFEWETFAKGTKELMNNVVEATTKGCITIIGGGDTATCCAKWDTEDKVSHVSTGGGASLELLEGKVLPGVAALSNRE; encoded by the coding sequence ATGTCTCTTTCCCAAAAGCTCACCTTGGACAAGCTAGATGTAAAGGGAAAGCGGGTTCTCATGAGGGTGGACTTCAATGTGCCCATGAAGAACAACCTGATCACCAACAACCAGAGGATCAAGGCTGCCATCCCTAGCATCCAGTACTGCCTGGATAATGGCTGTAAATCAGTTGTGTTAATGAGCCATTTGGGCCGGCCGGACGGCATTCCCATGCCAGACAAATTCTCTTTGGAACCTGTGGCCGCTGAGCTCAAATCCTTACTTGGCAAAAATGTTGAGTTCCTGAAGGATTGTGTGGGACCTGAAGTGGAAGCAGCCTGTGCTGACCCCGCTGATGGGTCCATCTTTCTGTTGGAGAATCTCCGCTTCCatgtggaagaagaagggaaaggcaagGATGAATCTGGGGAAAAGATCACTGCCGATCCAGCCAAAGTAGAAGCTTTCCGGACTTCCCTTTCCAAGCTGGGAGATGTCTATGTCAATGATGCTTTTGGTACTGCTCACCGGGCCCACAGCTCCATGGTTGGAGTGAATCTTCCCCAGAAAGCATGTGGTTTCCTAATGAAGAAGGAGCTAGAGTATTTTGCTAAAGCTCTGGAGAACCCCGTGAGACCTTTCCTGGCCATCTTAGGTGGAGCTAAAGTTGCAGACAAGATCCAGCTGATCAACAACATGCTGGATAAAGTCTGTGAGATGATAATTGGCGGTGGAATGGCTTTCACCTTTCTTAAAGTTGTTTCCAACATGGAGATTGGCAATTCTCTATTTGATGAAGAAGGAGCCAAGATTGTTAAGGAACTGATGGCTAAGGCAGAGAAGAATGGTGTGAAGATAACCCTCCCTGTTGACTTTGTCACTGCAGAAAGTTTTGATGAGCATGCCAAAGCTGGTGAAGCCACTGTGGAATCTGGCATACCTGCTGGTGGGATGGGTTTGGACTGTGGTCCTCAGAGCAGCAAAAAATTCGCTGAAGTTGTGGCCCGGGCCAAGCTAATTGTGTGGAACGGTCCTGTTGGAGTGTTTGAGTGGGAAACCTTTGCCAAGGGAACCAAAGAGCTAATGAACAATGTAGTAGAGGCCACCACTAAGGGCTGCATCACAATCATAGGTGGTGGAGATACTGCCACATGCTGTGCCAAATGGGACACTGAAGATAAGGTCAGCCATGTGAGCACTGGTGGTGGTGCCAGCCTAGAACTTCTGGAAGGCAAAGTCCTCCCTGGGGTGGCTGCCCTAAGCAATAGGGAATAG